From Methanococcus maripaludis, the proteins below share one genomic window:
- a CDS encoding radical SAM protein: MDLSNLNEKNMALGCKYCIKGEKLVLYITGLCEESCYYCPLSEKRKKKDVIFANEKQINSIEEAIEEAYLCGSKGVGITGGNPLLRIERTVEYLKALKEHFGKDFHAHLYTTPKFVNEENLKLLKDANLDEIRLHSSKLFNDFENFDKLDFLKKLKLCKKYIKDVGVEIPGIPNFEKEILDLALEIDKIGVKFLNINELEYSETNYQALIDRGFSEKDDTTSRISGSFETAKYVIDNFTGNMIIHFCPSSLKDSVQMKNRLINRARNVAKPYEEITEEGLLLKGTINFKDIENVSEVLEILKENDVEFELLNDRILLNPEILEDLIDQLKENNFDFKFSAYISEYYPTSDKLEVERIPLVTKKPNLKLKKK; this comes from the coding sequence ATGGATTTATCAAATTTAAACGAAAAAAATATGGCATTGGGCTGTAAATACTGCATAAAAGGAGAAAAGCTGGTTTTATATATTACAGGACTCTGTGAAGAATCCTGTTACTACTGCCCGCTTTCGGAAAAAAGGAAAAAAAAGGATGTAATTTTTGCAAATGAAAAACAAATCAATTCGATTGAAGAAGCGATTGAAGAAGCATATCTTTGCGGAAGTAAAGGTGTTGGAATAACAGGTGGAAATCCGCTTTTAAGAATTGAAAGAACTGTTGAATATTTAAAAGCTTTGAAAGAACACTTTGGAAAGGATTTCCATGCACATCTTTACACAACACCAAAATTTGTCAATGAAGAAAATTTAAAGCTTTTAAAAGATGCAAACCTTGATGAAATCAGGCTTCATTCATCAAAACTATTCAATGATTTTGAAAATTTTGATAAATTGGACTTTTTAAAAAAATTGAAACTCTGTAAAAAATATATTAAAGATGTTGGAGTTGAAATTCCAGGAATTCCAAATTTTGAAAAAGAAATTTTAGATTTAGCCCTTGAAATCGATAAAATCGGCGTAAAATTCTTAAATATCAATGAACTCGAATATTCTGAAACCAACTATCAAGCTTTAATTGATAGAGGATTTTCTGAAAAAGATGATACAACATCCAGAATTTCAGGAAGTTTTGAAACTGCAAAATATGTGATTGACAATTTTACAGGAAATATGATAATTCATTTCTGCCCTTCTTCATTAAAAGACAGTGTTCAGATGAAAAACCGGCTTATAAATCGTGCGAGAAACGTTGCAAAGCCTTACGAAGAAATTACGGAAGAAGGCCTTTTATTAAAAGGAACTATTAATTTTAAAGATATCGAAAACGTTTCAGAAGTACTTGAGATATTAAAAGAAAATGATGTAGAATTTGAGCTTTTAAATGATAGGATATTATTAAATCCAGAAATTTTAGAAGATTTAATAGATCAGTTGAAAGAAAATAACTTTGATTTTAAATTCAGTGCGTATATATCAGAATATTACCCAACATCTGATAAATTAGAAGTTGAAAGAATCCCGCTTGTTACAAAAAAGCCTAATTTAAAATTAAAGAAAAAATAA
- the mch gene encoding methenyltetrahydromethanopterin cyclohydrolase: MLSVNLASLPIVEEMISRKEDLNIEVIKLENGATVLDCGVNVMGSFEAGKLFTKICLGGLAHVGISISGSLDNKLVLPCVKIKTSHPAIATLGSQKAGWSVSVGKYFAMGSGPARALAMMPKATYEEIDYRDEADVAILCLESSQLPDENVADHVAEKCGVDVSKVYLLVAPTASMVGAVQISGRVVENGTYKMLEALHFDVRKVKFAAGIAPVAPVIGDDLKMMGATNDMVLYGGRTFYYVKSDEGDDIENLCKSLPSCSAETYGKPFLDVFKEANYDFYKIDKGMFAPAIVTINDLRTGKLMSYGETNVDVLKKSLKFSQL; the protein is encoded by the coding sequence GTGCTTAGTGTAAATTTAGCTTCATTACCAATTGTTGAAGAAATGATCAGCAGAAAAGAAGACTTAAACATTGAAGTAATTAAATTAGAAAACGGAGCTACAGTACTTGACTGTGGTGTAAACGTAATGGGAAGCTTTGAAGCAGGTAAATTATTTACAAAAATCTGTCTTGGTGGACTTGCACACGTTGGAATAAGCATTTCAGGATCCCTTGACAACAAACTCGTTTTACCATGCGTAAAAATTAAAACATCACACCCTGCAATCGCAACACTCGGTTCACAAAAAGCTGGATGGAGCGTAAGTGTTGGAAAATACTTCGCAATGGGTTCAGGACCTGCAAGAGCATTAGCAATGATGCCAAAAGCAACCTACGAAGAAATTGACTACAGAGACGAAGCAGATGTTGCAATCCTTTGTTTAGAATCTTCACAACTTCCAGATGAAAACGTTGCTGACCACGTTGCTGAAAAATGTGGCGTAGATGTTTCAAAAGTTTATTTACTCGTTGCTCCAACAGCTTCAATGGTAGGAGCAGTTCAAATCAGCGGTAGAGTTGTAGAAAACGGAACCTACAAAATGTTAGAAGCTCTTCACTTTGATGTAAGAAAAGTTAAATTTGCAGCAGGTATTGCTCCAGTTGCTCCAGTAATCGGAGACGACTTGAAAATGATGGGCGCTACAAACGACATGGTTTTATACGGCGGTAGAACATTCTACTACGTTAAAAGCGATGAAGGAGACGACATCGAAAACTTATGCAAATCACTACCATCCTGTTCCGCTGAAACTTACGGAAAACCATTCTTAGATGTATTCAAAGAAGCAAACTACGATTTCTACAAAATTGACAAAGGAATGTTTGCTCCAGCAATTGTTACAATAAACGATCTTAGAACCGGAAAATTAATGTCATACGGTGAAACAAACGTTGATGTACTCAAAAAATCATTAAAATTCAGCCAATTATAA
- a CDS encoding FKBP-type peptidyl-prolyl cis-trans isomerase, with protein sequence MITKGDTIKVDYTGRFEEGEVFDTSVETVAKEEGIFEEGRPYMPLEFTVGEGQLIQGFEEAVLGLKIGEEVTVTIPPEKGYGFRDESLIERVPIEAFDQADFEPEEGMVIVAGEEPAVILEVTDEDVALDFNHELAGETLQFTIKIIEKL encoded by the coding sequence TTGATTACCAAAGGAGATACAATAAAAGTAGATTACACCGGCAGATTTGAAGAAGGGGAAGTTTTCGATACTTCCGTAGAAACAGTAGCAAAAGAAGAAGGAATTTTTGAAGAAGGAAGACCATACATGCCTTTAGAGTTTACTGTTGGCGAAGGTCAGTTAATCCAAGGCTTTGAAGAAGCAGTTTTAGGCCTTAAAATTGGAGAAGAAGTAACTGTTACAATCCCTCCAGAAAAAGGATACGGATTTAGGGATGAATCATTAATCGAAAGAGTTCCAATTGAAGCATTCGATCAAGCAGACTTTGAACCTGAAGAAGGAATGGTAATTGTTGCTGGTGAAGAACCTGCGGTAATTTTAGAAGTTACTGATGAAGATGTCGCTCTTGACTTCAACCACGAATTAGCGGGAGAAACACTACAATTTACAATAAAAATTATAGAAAAACTTTAA
- the rpiA gene encoding ribose-5-phosphate isomerase RpiA, with amino-acid sequence MARTKKANDEVATDSDSLKLKVAKQAAKLVKDEMVVGIGSGSTANLFIQELGKRVVEEELYIYGVPTSFDSRMMASNSGIPLISLDQCGEIDIAIDGADEVCKKTLSLIKGGGGCHTMEKIVDYHAKEFVVLADEGKLVESLGDKTAVPLEVIPFAYSTVLNKLLDMNTAPAIRSGSGKMGPVITDNGNMIIDVFINIEDAEETETMLNNIPGVLENGIFSKCDKVLVGTSKKVEILKK; translated from the coding sequence ATGGCTAGGACTAAAAAAGCTAATGACGAAGTAGCCACAGATTCTGATTCTTTGAAGTTAAAAGTTGCAAAACAAGCGGCAAAACTTGTAAAAGATGAAATGGTCGTGGGAATTGGCTCAGGTTCAACTGCAAATCTTTTCATTCAGGAACTTGGAAAAAGGGTTGTTGAAGAAGAATTATATATCTACGGGGTACCTACATCTTTTGATTCAAGAATGATGGCAAGTAATTCTGGAATTCCTTTAATTTCACTTGATCAGTGTGGGGAAATTGACATTGCAATAGATGGTGCAGATGAAGTCTGTAAAAAGACTCTTTCACTTATAAAAGGTGGCGGTGGATGCCACACAATGGAAAAAATTGTAGATTACCATGCAAAAGAGTTCGTTGTACTGGCTGATGAAGGAAAATTAGTTGAGTCATTAGGGGACAAAACAGCGGTACCTTTAGAAGTAATTCCTTTTGCATATTCTACAGTTTTAAACAAACTTTTGGATATGAACACTGCACCTGCAATTAGGTCAGGTTCTGGAAAAATGGGTCCTGTAATTACAGACAATGGAAACATGATTATTGATGTATTCATCAATATTGAGGATGCAGAAGAAACTGAAACCATGTTAAACAATATTCCTGGTGTTTTAGAAAATGGAATATTTAGTAAATGTGATAAAGTGCTTGTTGGAACTTCTAAAAAAGTAGAAATACTCAAAAAATAA
- a CDS encoding UPF0147 family protein: MFSAKKLSPADKLKNISSMLEEIVEDTTVPRNIRAAADNAKNALHNEEQELIVRSATAIQYLDDISEDPNMPIHTRTQIWGIVSELETIKN; encoded by the coding sequence ATGTTTAGCGCCAAAAAATTATCTCCAGCAGATAAACTTAAAAATATTTCATCAATGCTCGAAGAAATCGTTGAAGATACAACAGTTCCTAGAAATATTCGTGCAGCAGCAGACAATGCAAAAAACGCACTACACAATGAAGAACAGGAATTAATTGTGAGAAGTGCAACTGCAATCCAATATCTTGATGACATCAGTGAAGATCCAAATATGCCAATTCATACGAGAACCCAAATCTGGGGAATTGTAAGTGAACTTGAGACTATTAAAAATTAA
- the fucA gene encoding L-fuculose phosphate aldolase: MDLTEFIKICRLLYDRKYVVGSGGNVSIRDGNLIYITPTGLSLGFLTKEDICIADLNGNIIKGKPTSELNMHLKIYQNKDLINAVVHTHSMYCTAFSTLDKKLKLVTPEAEMVVKKIAYVDYFPCGSLELAENVSKCLEDSIILKNHGIVTLGKDITEAYIKTEVLEEVAQLNYIMNNLK, from the coding sequence ATGGATTTAACTGAATTTATAAAAATATGCCGCTTATTATACGATCGAAAATACGTTGTTGGTTCCGGGGGAAATGTAAGTATTCGGGATGGAAATTTAATATATATTACACCAACGGGTTTAAGTTTAGGATTCTTAACAAAAGAAGACATCTGCATTGCTGATTTAAATGGAAATATCATAAAAGGAAAACCTACTTCAGAATTAAACATGCATTTAAAAATATACCAAAATAAAGATTTGATAAATGCTGTAGTCCACACGCACTCGATGTACTGCACCGCATTTTCCACACTTGATAAAAAACTAAAATTAGTGACTCCTGAAGCTGAAATGGTTGTTAAAAAAATAGCATACGTTGACTATTTCCCATGCGGAAGTTTAGAACTTGCAGAAAATGTTTCAAAATGCCTTGAAGACTCAATTATATTAAAAAACCATGGAATTGTTACATTGGGTAAAGATATAACTGAAGCATACATAAAAACTGAAGTTTTAGAAGAAGTTGCACAGTTAAATTATATTATGAACAATTTAAAATAA
- the lonB gene encoding ATP-dependent protease LonB → MFSVQFKTTDELPKPSPNLINQVIGQDEAVKIVLSAVKNKRHALLLGDPGVGKSMMVKAFGQLLEHSSDFKPYSLIARPNIKNSEKPIVDLIEGRMIEETAQIESPKLMRQPPSIFTLLLGIIVSSLVLSYILNGLSDPSSKFAVIAAISVIGSLLVFLILFLNIFGATKASMPNSVSPADVKPLVLYECKKRPLVRASAYNTTKLLGDIKHCPLGGKPPIGTPPHKRVIIGAIHEAHKGILYVDEIKTMPVDVQDYILTALQDKQLAISGRNPNSSGASVETNPIPCDLTLIMSGNMDDASNLRAPLLDRIDYKVVLKNKMDNNQENRDKLLQFIVQELENNNLRPMSYEACCEIVRMAQLLSGSKNKLTLRLRQLSNIIKMANDIATGKELSESIEEMSEKEVKPEVTVKAVKPTEKKNTRKIRAVVGKLKPKKSEEVIKEVKPVSKAPVLEKDDRVIELDHINEIISTGIYSMSKQVAIDYLKNFKRYKNIVSNDKPKIGVIHGLAVLGADGLGDVTKIITKIVKSKHPRTNLLNISGDLAKHSITLASALSKKLVSDGTLSIAKAKGEVAKEDLDLAEHEIYIQFSQSYSKIDGDSATAAACLSIISSLLNIPLKQDFCITGSLDLNGEILAIGGVNEKINAAKEYGFKRVIIPQSNFEDVIDPEGIEVIPVTRLEEIIPLAFELNNL, encoded by the coding sequence ATGTTTTCAGTACAATTTAAAACGACTGACGAATTACCAAAACCATCCCCTAATCTAATAAATCAGGTTATCGGACAAGATGAAGCGGTCAAAATAGTATTGAGTGCTGTAAAAAATAAAAGACATGCATTACTACTTGGAGACCCAGGTGTTGGTAAATCAATGATGGTAAAAGCTTTCGGTCAGCTTTTAGAACATTCGAGTGATTTTAAGCCATACTCTTTGATTGCAAGACCAAATATAAAAAATTCAGAAAAACCAATAGTTGACTTAATAGAAGGGCGAATGATAGAAGAAACAGCCCAGATTGAAAGTCCAAAATTAATGAGACAGCCTCCAAGCATATTTACACTTTTACTTGGAATCATTGTCTCGTCACTTGTATTAAGCTACATATTAAATGGATTGTCTGATCCATCATCTAAATTTGCAGTAATTGCAGCAATATCCGTAATTGGGTCATTATTGGTATTTTTAATATTATTCCTGAATATATTTGGAGCTACGAAAGCATCAATGCCAAATTCAGTAAGTCCTGCGGACGTAAAACCATTAGTACTTTACGAATGCAAAAAAAGACCGCTTGTAAGAGCAAGCGCTTACAACACTACAAAACTACTTGGAGACATTAAACACTGTCCACTTGGTGGAAAACCTCCAATTGGAACGCCCCCACACAAAAGGGTAATTATTGGTGCAATACACGAAGCACACAAGGGAATACTTTACGTTGATGAAATTAAGACCATGCCTGTCGATGTTCAGGATTATATATTAACTGCACTTCAGGACAAACAGCTTGCAATTAGCGGTAGAAATCCTAATTCAAGCGGTGCTTCAGTTGAAACCAACCCGATACCTTGCGACCTTACATTAATAATGTCTGGAAACATGGACGATGCTAGCAACTTAAGAGCACCGCTACTTGACAGGATTGATTATAAAGTTGTTTTAAAAAATAAAATGGACAATAATCAAGAAAATAGGGATAAATTACTCCAGTTTATCGTTCAAGAGCTTGAAAATAATAATTTAAGACCTATGAGTTATGAAGCATGCTGTGAAATTGTCAGAATGGCACAATTATTATCAGGATCTAAAAATAAGCTCACTTTAAGATTAAGACAGCTCTCAAATATTATAAAAATGGCAAACGATATTGCAACAGGAAAAGAACTTTCTGAAAGCATTGAAGAAATGTCTGAAAAAGAAGTAAAACCTGAAGTAACTGTGAAAGCAGTTAAACCTACTGAAAAGAAAAATACTCGAAAAATCAGGGCTGTTGTTGGAAAATTAAAACCTAAAAAAAGTGAAGAAGTTATAAAAGAAGTAAAACCTGTTTCAAAAGCACCAGTTCTTGAAAAAGACGATAGGGTAATTGAACTCGATCACATCAATGAAATTATAAGCACTGGAATATACAGCATGTCAAAACAGGTAGCAATCGATTACCTGAAAAACTTCAAAAGATACAAAAATATCGTATCAAATGATAAACCAAAAATAGGAGTAATCCACGGACTTGCAGTTTTAGGTGCAGATGGACTTGGAGACGTTACAAAAATTATTACTAAAATCGTAAAATCAAAACATCCACGAACAAACCTGTTAAACATTAGCGGAGACCTTGCAAAACACAGCATCACTTTAGCATCTGCACTGTCTAAAAAACTTGTTTCAGATGGAACATTAAGCATTGCAAAAGCAAAAGGAGAAGTTGCAAAAGAAGATCTCGATTTAGCAGAACATGAAATCTACATCCAGTTCAGCCAATCTTACTCGAAAATTGATGGAGACTCTGCAACTGCCGCTGCATGTTTAAGCATTATTTCATCACTCCTAAATATACCATTAAAACAGGATTTCTGTATTACTGGAAGTCTTGATTTGAACGGGGAAATTCTTGCAATTGGTGGAGTTAATGAAAAAATAAATGCTGCTAAAGAATACGGATTTAAAAGAGTAATCATTCCACAATCTAACTTTGAAGACGTTATCGACCCAGAAGGAATCGAAGTAATTCCAGTTACCCGTCTTGAAGAAATAATTCCTTTAGCTTTTGAATTAAATAATTTATAA
- the hycI gene encoding hydrogenase maturation peptidase HycI: MESVQGTIKSFINNSNKIAILGIGNYLKSDDGFGVYVVESLVKNYSKTHENLSLEKEINSVNNRLILMNCGVVPENFTDVIKRENPDKIIMVDAALMHQEPGTLRVVKSDEISETGFSTHSLPLSIIIKYINAHIDTEILIIGIEPTDLEFGEPLSGLIKEKADEFSKILIEEIDSFLL, encoded by the coding sequence TTGGAAAGTGTCCAAGGTACTATTAAATCGTTTATTAATAACAGCAACAAAATTGCAATACTTGGTATTGGAAACTATTTAAAAAGCGATGACGGATTTGGCGTTTATGTCGTCGAATCATTAGTTAAAAATTATTCTAAAACTCATGAGAATTTATCATTGGAAAAGGAAATAAATTCTGTAAATAATAGATTAATACTGATGAATTGTGGTGTAGTTCCAGAAAATTTCACGGATGTAATTAAAAGAGAAAATCCAGACAAAATTATAATGGTTGATGCTGCATTAATGCATCAGGAACCTGGAACACTAAGGGTTGTAAAAAGCGATGAAATTTCCGAAACTGGATTTTCAACCCATTCGCTTCCGCTATCAATAATAATTAAATATATTAATGCCCATATTGATACCGAAATATTAATTATAGGCATTGAACCTACAGACCTTGAATTTGGTGAACCATTATCAGGATTAATCAAAGAAAAAGCAGATGAATTTTCAAAAATATTAATTGAAGAGATTGATTCTTTTTTATTATAA
- a CDS encoding GNAT family N-acetyltransferase, which produces MEKMVIRNARKTDIDEIMNIEYDSFITGISENRNVFLDRIATFQNGFLVLEVDSEVLGYISSEIWEYSENIDEKMFDLNHDIKKVHKCNGSELYISSIGILKKHRKKGYGNLLFKELIEKISKNYKISSMILTVSVNWKPAIKLYEKNGFKEICRIKEFFEDEDSSDGIVMRKYI; this is translated from the coding sequence TTGGAAAAAATGGTTATCAGAAACGCTAGAAAAACCGATATCGATGAAATAATGAACATAGAATATGATTCATTTATAACCGGTATTTCTGAAAACAGGAATGTTTTTTTAGATAGGATAGCTACTTTTCAAAATGGGTTTTTAGTATTGGAAGTTGATTCAGAAGTTTTAGGATATATTTCTTCTGAAATCTGGGAATATTCTGAAAATATCGATGAAAAAATGTTTGATTTAAATCACGATATTAAAAAAGTGCATAAATGTAATGGATCAGAACTATATATTTCATCAATCGGAATTTTGAAAAAACACAGGAAAAAAGGATACGGAAATTTACTTTTTAAAGAATTAATTGAAAAGATTTCAAAAAACTACAAAATTTCGAGTATGATTTTAACGGTTTCAGTAAATTGGAAACCTGCAATTAAACTTTATGAAAAAAATGGTTTTAAAGAAATATGTAGAATAAAAGAATTCTTTGAAGATGAGGATAGTTCAGATGGAATTGTAATGAGAAAATATATTTAA
- a CDS encoding ABC transporter ATP-binding protein translates to MIVSVEGVEFKYKSTEILKDVKFEVEKGEVVSILGINGAGKSTLIKCINKILPPKKGTITVENLDVNKMDRLDLAKKVGYVPQRSNGNYMTVFDALLLGRKPHIKWEISKKDIEITENVLKLLDLEKYALRNTNELSGGELQKVIIGRALVQEPKLILLDEPTNNLDLKNQLEVMRILKDVSVSQNITSIIVMHDINLALRYSDKFLMLKDGKIFAEGGKEIINSQNIMEVYGVNTYVHNLNGHLTIVPEEGY, encoded by the coding sequence ATGATAGTTTCAGTAGAGGGAGTTGAATTCAAATATAAAAGTACTGAAATATTAAAAGACGTTAAATTTGAAGTAGAAAAAGGAGAAGTTGTTTCAATTCTCGGAATAAACGGGGCTGGAAAGTCAACTCTTATAAAATGCATAAATAAAATATTACCTCCAAAAAAAGGAACCATAACTGTTGAAAATCTCGACGTAAACAAGATGGATAGACTTGATCTAGCAAAAAAAGTAGGTTACGTTCCGCAGAGGTCCAATGGAAATTATATGACGGTATTTGATGCATTGCTTTTGGGAAGAAAACCACATATAAAGTGGGAAATTTCAAAAAAAGATATTGAAATTACTGAAAATGTGTTAAAACTTCTTGATCTTGAAAAATATGCCCTTAGAAATACTAATGAATTAAGTGGTGGGGAACTTCAAAAGGTAATTATTGGAAGGGCCCTTGTTCAGGAACCAAAATTAATACTTCTTGATGAACCGACAAATAATCTTGACCTGAAAAACCAGCTTGAAGTTATGAGAATACTAAAAGACGTTTCAGTTTCACAAAATATTACTTCGATAATTGTAATGCACGACATAAATCTTGCACTTAGATATTCGGACAAATTTTTGATGTTAAAAGACGGAAAAATCTTTGCTGAAGGCGGAAAAGAGATAATCAATTCACAAAACATTATGGAAGTATATGGGGTAAATACGTACGTACACAACTTAAACGGCCATTTAACCATAGTTCCCGAAGAAGGTTATTAA